The Streptomyces pratensis genomic interval GCTCGTGTCCGGCGGCGGTTCCGGGCACGAGCCGCTGCACGCGGGGTTCGTCGGGCCCGGGATGCTGTCCGCGGCCTGTCCCGGAGAGGTCTTCACCTCGCCCGTGCCCGACCAGATGGTGCGGGCGGCGGCCGCGGTCGACAGCGGCGCGGGAGTGCTGTTCGTCGTGAAGAACTACACCGGGGACGTACTGAACTTCGACATGGCCGCGGAACTCGCCGAGGACGAGGGGCTGCGGGTCGCCCGGGTCCTGGTCGACGACGACGTGGCGGTGGCCGACAGCACGTTCACCGCGGGCCGGCGCGGCACCGGGGCGACGCTGTTCGTCGAGAAGATCGCCGGCGCCCTCGCCGACGAGGGCGCGCCGCTGGAGCGGGTGGAGTCCATGGCCCGGCGGGTGAACGAGTCCTCGCGGAGTTTCGGAGTGGCGCTCAGCTCCGTCACCACTCCGGCGAAGGGCACCCCGACGTTCGACCTGCCCCCGGGCGAACTGGAACTGGGTATCGGTATCCACGGCGAGCCCGGCCGGGAGCGCCGCCCGATGATGACGTCGGGCGAGATCGCCGACTTCGCGGTGCACGCGGTGCTGGAGGACCTGCGGCCCACCGGTCCCGTGCTGGCCCTGGTCAACGGGCTGGGCGCGACTCCGCTGCTGGAGCTGTACGGGTTCAACGCGGAGGTGCAGCGGGTGCTGTCGGAGCGGGGCGTGGCGGTGGCTCGTACGCTGGTGGGCAACTACGTGACGTCGCTGGACATGGCAGGCTGCTCGGTGACGCTCTGCCAGGTGGACGAGGAGATGGTACGGCTCTGGGACGCGCCGGTACAGACGCCCGCGCTCCGCTGGGGCCGGTGAACGGGACTTTCCACCGTGTGTGAGGAACAGGAGATCTTGTGCTCGACACCGACTTCTTCCGCCGCTGGATGGCCGCCACCGCGGCTGCCGTCGACCGTGAGGCGGACCGGCTGACCGAGCTCGACGCCGCGATCGGGGACGCCGATCACGGGAGCAACATGCGCCGGGGTTTCGCCGCTGTGAACGAAGTACTGGAGAAGGAGCCGCCCACGACGCCCGGGGCGGTGCTGACGCTGGCCGGACGGCATCTGATCTCGACGGTCGGCGGGGCGTCCGGGCCCTTGTACGGGACTCTGCTGCGCCGCACCGGCAAGGCGCTGGGCGATGCGACGGAGGTGACTCCCGACCGGCTGGCCGAGGCCCTCGGAGCGGGTGTCGC includes:
- the dhaK gene encoding dihydroxyacetone kinase subunit DhaK, which gives rise to MRMLINVPETVVADGLRGMAAAHPELVVDVENRLVVRRDAPVAGKVGLVSGGGSGHEPLHAGFVGPGMLSAACPGEVFTSPVPDQMVRAAAAVDSGAGVLFVVKNYTGDVLNFDMAAELAEDEGLRVARVLVDDDVAVADSTFTAGRRGTGATLFVEKIAGALADEGAPLERVESMARRVNESSRSFGVALSSVTTPAKGTPTFDLPPGELELGIGIHGEPGRERRPMMTSGEIADFAVHAVLEDLRPTGPVLALVNGLGATPLLELYGFNAEVQRVLSERGVAVARTLVGNYVTSLDMAGCSVTLCQVDEEMVRLWDAPVQTPALRWGR
- the dhaL gene encoding dihydroxyacetone kinase subunit DhaL, coding for MLDTDFFRRWMAATAAAVDREADRLTELDAAIGDADHGSNMRRGFAAVNEVLEKEPPTTPGAVLTLAGRHLISTVGGASGPLYGTLLRRTGKALGDATEVTPDRLAEALGAGVAAVAQLGGAQAGDKTMLDALLPAVEVLGGSFAQARDAALVGALETVPLRARKGRASYLGERSIGHQDPGAASAALLVGALAEAAEQTGGGDT